Below is a window of Dehalococcoidales bacterium DNA.
TAGCAAATAAAGACCGAAGCAAACGGCAGTTCGTCTCTAAATTGACAGGCGTTAATTCCGGGAGTATACTCCACCCATATAGAATGTCGGGGCAGATTGGTACGTTGGCGCGGGCGTTTACCGCCGCCTTTAAGTAGGCACTCGGATTACGGACAGCCAGTGAAACCGCTCTCGAATGGTCGGTTTTATGCTTATATAAGGAGTAGGAGAACTTTGAGTAATATAACAACATCTTCTGAATATGCAGGTCAGAATACTTCTGGAACGGGTAAGTCCGCGATATTACCCCCTGAACTCAAAGGGTGGAACTGGGGTGCATTTTGGCTAACCTGGATTTGGGGAATAAGAAATAAGACTTGGATTGCTTTTCTCGCATTCATACCCTTCTTTGGTTTTGTCTGGGCATTTTTCCTAGGAGCAAAGGGCAACAAGTGGGCATGGCAAAATGAGAAATGGGAAACCATTGAAGAGTATAAGCAGTCACAGCACAGATGGGCAAAATGGGGCTTAATAATATTCATTATCTCTATATCCATATCTATAGGTGTAGGGGCTTGGGCCTTCTTCATGCCATACCTATGGCTTAGTTCATTCTAGTGCCAGGGCTTCTCAGTTAATGTCAGGCTGACTACGTAAAAGCTAGTTGCATTGGCAAACACAAATATCAAAGGTGATATGTTCTTAAATAAATAGGCATAATTTTCTTTGTGAGCTGTTGACAGGCTGGAGCACTGTAAGCCAGATTCTGAAAACTTGGTGCTACCTTGATTGGGTCATGTACCTACGGACTTCTCTTGTTAAGAAATCCGCTGAGGTCGGAGGTTCAAGTCCGTTCATCCCGACCATCACCCGAACCGGCTATCCCCTTCTTCACTTCCTCCCACAGGGCATCTTTTTCGGCAAGGGATAACTTGATCAGGTTAAGGCCGCGCTGGTGGCAGAGTTTCTCCATGCAAGCAAAGCGCCGGTAGAAACGCTCGTTCGTCTCCCTGAGTGCCGACTCCAGGTCAATCCCCAGCCGACGGGCAATATTAGCCAGTGTAAACACCAGGTCGCCGAACTCCGCCGCCTTCTCTCCCTGGCTGGCCGCCTGCCTGAACTCCCCGACCTCCTCGGCCAGCTTATCGATCACTCCGTCATCGCTCTCCCAGTCAAAGCCGACCCGCGCCACACGCCGCTGCACTGACTGAGCATAGCTTAGCGCCGGCATCCGTCTGGGTATACCGTCAAGCATAGAGACATCACTGTCCCTCTCCATCTTCTTGAGCATCTCCCAGTTGACCAGCACCTCATCGACACTTGCCGCCTCCGACGAACCAAAGACGTGGGGATGGCGATGAATCAGCTTAGCGTTTATCCTCCTGACAATATCACCAAGTTCAAAATCACCGGCTTCGGCAGAAATCTGAGCGTGGAGCACAATCTGCAGGAGCAGGTCACCCAGCTCCTCGCAAAGCTGCTCCGGATCCCCCCCATCCAGTGCCTCCAGCACTTCGTAAGACTCCTCAAGCAGGTGTTCCCGCAGCGAAGTATGGGTCTGCTTTCTATCCCAGGGACAGCCATCGGGAGCACGCAACCTGGCGACAATACTGACTAACGTCTCAAACCGGTCGAGATTCTGCGGCAAAGACAAAACTCTCTCCTTACAAATACATCCTTATGGAATCTACTTCACTAACCGTAACACCTGGGACAACCCTAACCGTGTCCATGCCCTAATTTAACGGTAGCCGCGCCCCCACCAACTCCCGCTGCCCCTTCAAAAACTCGGCGGCCGATATCGCCCGTCTCCCCTCCATCTGAACCCGGAGCACACCTAGAACCGCATCCCCGGTGCCGACGCCAAAGGCCGGCTCTCCACCCGCCTCGCCAGCCGACGGTAGTGCCACTACCAGCCCGGCGGCGACGTCGCTAACATCATATACCGGTGCCGCCTCAATAATCCTCATCCGCCGCCCTCTCCATCTAGTATAACACCCCGGCCAGGGGTGGAAGGCGCGCACCCGCCGCCAGATATCTACTGCGGACAGGCGCCAGTCAATCTCACCATCATTTTTTGAAATCGGACGGCAGTAGCTCGCTCCAACCGCATCCTGAGGCTGTGGGGAGAGCGTCCCCTTTACCCAAGACGGTAAAACGGAAAGGAGCAACTGAGCAGAAATCCTGGACAGCTTCGCCGTCAGCGAGCCGGTAGTGTCCCGCCCCGAAATGGGAATCTGCGCCCGGGCCAGTATCGGGCCGGTATCCACACCCTCATCCATCAGCATAATACTGACCCCGGTAAACTCTGCACCGGCCAGAATAGCCGATGCCACCGGCGACGCCCCCCTGAACCCTGGCAAAAGAGAGGGGTGCAAATTGATACAGCCCCAGTGCGGGATATCCAGTACCGACCGGGGCAGAATTTGACCGAAGGCTGCCACGACGATGATATCAGGCCGTAAGGAAGCCAGACCCGAGACCACCTCCATCTTCTGCAAGCTGTCCGGCTGTACCACCAGAAGATTCAAACGCTCGGCCGCTCTCTTCACCGGCGAAGGGGACAGGGCACGCCCCCTACCCGCCGGTCGGTCCGGCTGGGCATAGACAGCCGGGATACGATACCCATTTAGAACCAGGTACTCAAGGGGCAGTACGGCAAACTCCGGGCTACCCATAAATACAACCCGCAAACCTAAACCTCTCTAGCTGGACATAAATAACAGGGGAAATTTTTCACCGACCCGGATTTCTTCAAGCTATCAGGCAAATATCAAACAAAAAGGCAAGTCTGGAAGACCTTCTACAGGGGAAAGAGGAGCCAAAAACGCCCCAAAATTAGTCCCAGAAAACTTGCCATCCCGCTGAAAAGGTGTTCTCCAGCACACCCTGTTTCTGAAACTCCCTGTAGATACAAACCCACCGGTTAATACTGCTACCGAGTAAATATTATCACCAAAAGAAATTTTTCGCCAATCAGGATTTCTTCAAGCTATCAGGCAAATATCAAACAAAAAGGCAAGTCTGGAAGACCTTCTACAGGGGAAAGAGGAGCCAAAAACGCCCCAAAATTAGCGCTAAACATCTTGCTACTCCTTCAAGGGCACCTGCTATCATTAATACTGTCGTCCCAAATCCCATCCCCTAACCAACACGGGCTATACCAAACCAGTCTAATAAGGCTATAGAGTGCACAGTGCTAGGAACTAGAGGAAAGGGGTTCTATGGAAACAGACTCGGCTCAGAGAACCTGGGAGGCCGCCTTAGGCGAGTTACAGCTCCAGGTCAGCAAGCATAACTTCCAGACCTGGTTTGGGAAAACATCAGGTTTGAGCTGCGAAGGGAATCAATTTACCATCGGGGTACCCAATACCTTCGTCACTGAATACCTGGTCCGGAACCAGCGCTCCCTGATTGAGAAAACCCTGATCGGAATTACCCGCCGTAATATTACTGTTATCTTCAAGATAATCAGCCCGGACCAAAATACGGACCCTACCGGCGACGATACAAAAGAGCCACCGCCGACGGCAAACCCCGTCTCCACCATGTTCAACCCTAAATACACCCTTGACTCCTTTGTTGTCGGCGGCTCCAACCGGCTTGCGTATGCTGCCGCCCTGGGAGTAGCCGATAATCCCGGACATAGCTATAATCCCCTCTTCGTATGCGGAGGAGTCGGCCTTGGTAAGACCCATCTGCTACATGGCATCGGTCATCTCGTCCTAGCCAAGAACCTCCGGGTACACTACGCCAGCTGCGAGCAGTTCACCAACGAATTTATCAGCGCCATTCAGGAAAGACAGACCAAGGAGTTCCGCAATAAGTACAGAAATGCCGACGTCCTGATGATTGACGACATCCAGTTTATCAGCGGCAAGGAGCAGACCGAGGAGTGTTTCTTCCACACTTTCAACGAGCTGCATAATGCCAACCGCCAGATTATCGTTACCAGTGACCGACCGCCAAAATCACTACCGCGTCTGGCTGACAGGCTGCGATCACGTTTCGAGTGGGGACTTATTGTCGACATCCAGCCCCCTGATTTTGAAACACGTCTTGCCATCCTCCAAGCCAAGGCAAAGCAGAGGGGAGAAAGCATTGCTCCGGACACACTGGAACTCATTGCCCGCAAGATCCAGCAGAACATAAGGGAACTGGAAGGCAATCTCAACCGGGTTATTGCCTACGCCCAGCTTCTGAAAACCAAGGCTACTCCGGATCTGGCTGCCAAGGCACTGGAGAATATCGCTGATAAGGCACTATCCAGTGCTACAATAACTCCCGCCCTGCTGGTAGAAGCTGTGGCCAGCAGCTTCCAGCTTTCGCTTTCCGACCTAAAGGGATCAAAGAGGGATAAAGAGACTTCCCTAGCCAGACAGATTGCCATGTACCTTATACGCAACGAAACCAACTGCCCGCTGGCCCAGATCGGCAAAGAGCTGGGCGACCGAAACCCTTCCACCGTCAGCCACTCCTGTGAAAAAATTGCCGCCGAAATAAGCTTAAGCCCCTATCTTAAGCGCAAGGTCGCCGCCATCCGTGACCAGATCTTTTCCGGATAAAAGAACAGCGGACATCACCAATCCCTCCGGAAACCTCCTTTACTCCTCTCCCTTATGCCCTTAGGGTACACCGAGATATCAGAGATTTTGCAGAGAAATAGACTTTTTTTCGATAAGTCTGCAAAATCATTGAAAAGTCCTCGGAAGTCGACGCCCAGTCCGCCCTAAAATTAAAGTATCAAAAATTCAGTTGTGCCTATCTTCCTATAGTGACCTGTCGTAATCTCCTATTACTGTTATAATTAGAACTAACATCCAGAACTATGTTTGGGGTAAGATTATAAGAACTACAATGTTGATAACTTATGGTTGAGTGGCGTATATGTTTGATACCGCGGAGATAATGGTGAGAGCAGGGAAAGGTGGTAGCGGGGCAATAAGCTTCCGGCGTGAGAAGTTTGTGCCTTTTGGCGGGCCCGACGGGGGGGATGGCGGAGCTGGAGGGAGCGTACTTCTGGAGGCTTCCTCCAGCGTCAGCAATCTGCGCAGGTATAATCAGACCAGGTCCTATCGGGCAGGCGACGGTGGGGATGGCATGGGGAAGAAGATGCACGGAAAGAAGGGGGGAGACCTGATATTAACCGTTCCGCTGGGTACAGTGGTAGCGTACAGAGGGCAGGATGGCAACGCTGTTCCGGTTGCTGATCTGGAGCAGCCGGGGCAGCAGGTGGTGATTGCTCGGGGGGGGGAGGGGGGAATGGGTAACGTTCACTTCGCTTCCTCCACGAACCAGGCTCCGAGGATTGCTCAGGAGGGAGAAGCGGGGGAGGAAAAGGAGATATTGCTGGAACTGAGGCTTATTGCTGATGTCGGCATTATCGGTTATCCTAACTGCGGCAAGTCTACTCTGCTGGCGGCCTCGTCAGCGGCGAGGCCCAAAATAGCTGACTATCCCTTTACGACTCTGGAACCTGTCCTGGGGGTTGTCGAGGTCGGCGGGCGGCCCCTGGTGCTGGCGGAGATTCCGGGTCTAATTGAGGGCGCTCATCTCGGGCGTGGCCTGGGTCACGATTTCCTGCGTCATATTGCCCGTACCCGGGTGCTGATTCACCTGGTTGACGGTAGCTCTGCTGCTCCGGCGGAAGACGTGGCTCAGGTGAATGCAGAGCTCGGCCTGTTTGATGCGACTCTCGCCAGAAAGCCACAGCTGGTAGTGGTGAATAAGATTGATCAGCCCCAGGTTAGGTCGCGGATAGCCGATATTATCAGCAGCTTTGGTGTTGGAGGAACCTCGCCGCTCTTTATATCTGCCGTAACCGGCGAGGGGGTTGCTGAGCTTATGGCGGAGACGCTGAAGATACTGGATAGGGCTGAGGTTAATTCGGGGGTAGATGAGAAGGTCAGCGAGAAGGTTTTTCGCCCTCTGCCGCGGGGTTCTGATTCATGTGTACATAAAGACGGGGACACCTTTGTCATAACAGCCCCCAAGCTGGAGCGTATCATAGCCAGGAAGGGTACGGCTGAGGCTGAGGCCTACCGGTATGTCATAAGATATCTTGAGCGGCGGGGCATCAGCCGGGACTTAAGGAGAATGGGTATACGTCCCGGTGACAAGGTACGCTGTGGCAGCTTGGAGTGGGACTGGAGCTAGGGTGGAGAATCTACCGGATTCTGGATAGGGGTAAGTTCGATATGAAGATAGGGGTGTTGGGGGGTACTTTCGACCCGGTCCATAACGGGCATCTGGCGGTGGCCGGTGAGGTAGAGGTCAAGCTGGGGCTGGATGAGGTTCTCTTCGTACCGGCCGCTCAGCCTCAGCTCAGGACAGGCGGCCCGGTTTCGGCGGGAGAACACCGTATCCGGATGGTACGCCTGGCTATTAACGGTAAACCCTGCTACCGGTTATCTTTAGTGGAGATAGAGCGGGCCGGACCCTCTTATACTGTCGATACCATCGCTCAACTGAGAAGTCAGATCGAAGAGGGAGATGAACTGTTTTTCATTCTGGGTTGGGACAACCTTGCCGAACTGCCCCGGTGGCGGGAGCCGACCCGGCTGATCAGTATGTGCCGTCTGGTGGCGGTTCCCAGACCGGGCGGTCCACTGCCCGACCTCAATTCTCTGGAGGTTTTTATCCCCGGGCTGACCCGGAACGTTATTCTGCTCCAGTCGCCGCGTGTTGATATCAGTGCTTCGGAAGTAAGGCGACGGGTCGCTCAGGGGCTATCTATTCGCCATCTTGTGCCCGGACCGGTGGCGGATTATATCCGGGATCTAGGCTTATATGCTACTATAGACCGGGTCGGCTGACCTCAGACAGGAGGACAATATATGGGAGTATATCCTAATCTGGAGTTGGGGCTTGATACTGAAGGTGCCAGAAGGCTCAGGGATATTGCCGGTGAGGTAGGGGCCTTCCTAAAGGGGGAGTTTATCCTTACCTCGGGGAAGAAGAGCAGCTACTACTTTGATGGGAAGAAGCTGACCCTATCTCCGGAGGGGGCCTACCGTGTGGGCCGGGTAATATATGATATGCTGTCCGGCACTGGTATTGATGCTATCGGCGGTGTTGCCACCGGTGCTTACTCCATGGTAACCGCAGCTGCGGTAATAAGCTATCTGGAGGGGAAGCCGATACCGATTTTTGTCGTCCGGGAGGTGGCCAAGGAACACGGCACGATGAGAAAGGTTGAAGGACACCTTGAAGAGGGCTCCCGGGTGGCTATAGTTGAGGACGTCCTGACCACCGCAGGCTCGGTATGTAAGGCTATTGAGACGGTAGAAGAGGCTGGCTGTCGGGTGGTCAAGGTGGTTGCCCTGGTTGACCGGCAAGAGGGTGGCAGCGCCCGGCTGAGAGAGGCGGGGTATGATTTCGCCGCTATCTTAAAGATCGTCCACTAGATATCCAGGTTCTTGACGCTCTTGGCATGGGCCTGGATAAAGGCTTTGCGAGGTGGTACTTCTTCTCCCATCAGCACGTGGAATATGTGGTCGGCCCTGGCGGCGTCCTCCAGGTTGACACTGAGCAGGGTGCGTGAGGTGGGATTCATCGTAGTCTCCCACAGCTGCTCGGCGCTCATCTCTCCCAGGCCCTTGTATCTCTGCACCTCAACCTTTCTCGCCCCTTTTAGCTGGTTCATACTCTCTTCTTTTTCTGCCTCTGAGTAGACCCACTGCTCTTGCTTGCCGTTCTTGATACGGTACAGCGGTGGTTGAGCAATAAACAGGTGTTCGTGGTTGATCAGGTCTACCATGTGCCGGAAGAAGAAGGTGAGGAGCAGGGTGCGTATGTGAGAACCGTCGACGTCGGCGTCGGTCATCAGTATAATCCGGTGATAGCGGAGCTTGACGGGATCGAAGTCTTCATCCAGTCCCGCTCCCAGGGCCGTAATAATGGCACGGATTTCGGCGTGGGCCAGCATCTTGTCCGGGGGGGCCTTTTCCACATTGATGATTTTGCCGCGCAGGGGCAGGATTGCCTGAAAGCGGCGGTTCCGTCCCTGCTTGGCAGAGCCGCCGGCGGAGTCACCTTCCACCAGATATAGTTCACAGAGAGAGGGGTCCTTCTCGGAGCAGTCAGCCAGCTTTCCCGGCAGAATGCCGGTATCGAGGCTGCTCTTTCTGATAATCAGGTCACGGGCCTTGCGAGCGGCTTCTCGGGCTCTGGCGGCGGTGAGGCACTTGTCGATGATCTGCTGGGCATCTTGGGGGTGTTCCTCGAGATGGAGGGATAGCCCCTCGCTTACGGCGCTCTCCACGATGCTCTTAATCTCGGCGTTGCCCAGTTTACCCTTTGTCTGTCCTTCAAACTGCGGCTCGGAGAGCTTAACACTGATGACGGCGGTAAGCCCTTCCCTGACGTCTTCACCGGTCAGGTTGGGGTCGTCCTCCTTGATCATCTTGTTCTTACGGGCGTAGTCATTGAGCACCCGGGTCAGCGCCGAGCGGAATCCGGTCAGGTGGGTACCGCCGTCCGCCGTATTGACGCAGTTGGCAAAGCTGAAGATGGCCTCGGAAAAGCCGTCGTTATACTGAAGAGCTGCCTCGACCATAGTGCTGTCAATCGTTTTAGAGATATAGATGGGGGAACGGTGGCGGACCTCCCGGTTCCGGTTAAGGTGACGGACGAGGCTGTTGATACCGCCCTCAAAATAGAAGGTCTTTTCCCTGTCCTTTTCTTTATCGTACAGGCACAGCTCCAGCTCCTTATTGAGATAGGCTACCTCCCGCAGGCGCTCGCAGAGGGTGTCAAAATCGTAGTCGATAGGGCCGAATATCTCTTCATCGGCAAGGAAGGTAGTCGTGGTGCCGGTGTCATCGGCTTCTCCGACTACGGATACCTCTCCCTGGGGTATTCCCTGGCAGTAGCGCTGTTCGTAGAGCCGTCCGTCACGCCTGACATTGACCGTAAGCCAGGCGGAGAGAGCATTTACTACCGAGGCGCCTACCCCGTGTAGGCCGCCGGATACCTGATATATCTTACCGCCGAATTTTGCACCTGCGTG
It encodes the following:
- the fmt gene encoding methionyl-tRNA formyltransferase is translated as MRVVFMGSPEFAVLPLEYLVLNGYRIPAVYAQPDRPAGRGRALSPSPVKRAAERLNLLVVQPDSLQKMEVVSGLASLRPDIIVVAAFGQILPRSVLDIPHWGCINLHPSLLPGFRGASPVASAILAGAEFTGVSIMLMDEGVDTGPILARAQIPISGRDTTGSLTAKLSRISAQLLLSVLPSWVKGTLSPQPQDAVGASYCRPISKNDGEIDWRLSAVDIWRRVRAFHPWPGCYTRWRGRRMRIIEAAPVYDVSDVAAGLVVALPSAGEAGGEPAFGVGTGDAVLGVLRVQMEGRRAISAAEFLKGQRELVGARLPLN
- the obgE gene encoding GTPase ObgE yields the protein MFDTAEIMVRAGKGGSGAISFRREKFVPFGGPDGGDGGAGGSVLLEASSSVSNLRRYNQTRSYRAGDGGDGMGKKMHGKKGGDLILTVPLGTVVAYRGQDGNAVPVADLEQPGQQVVIARGGEGGMGNVHFASSTNQAPRIAQEGEAGEEKEILLELRLIADVGIIGYPNCGKSTLLAASSAARPKIADYPFTTLEPVLGVVEVGGRPLVLAEIPGLIEGAHLGRGLGHDFLRHIARTRVLIHLVDGSSAAPAEDVAQVNAELGLFDATLARKPQLVVVNKIDQPQVRSRIADIISSFGVGGTSPLFISAVTGEGVAELMAETLKILDRAEVNSGVDEKVSEKVFRPLPRGSDSCVHKDGDTFVITAPKLERIIARKGTAEAEAYRYVIRYLERRGISRDLRRMGIRPGDKVRCGSLEWDWS
- the nadD gene encoding nicotinate-nucleotide adenylyltransferase; translated protein: MGLELGWRIYRILDRGKFDMKIGVLGGTFDPVHNGHLAVAGEVEVKLGLDEVLFVPAAQPQLRTGGPVSAGEHRIRMVRLAINGKPCYRLSLVEIERAGPSYTVDTIAQLRSQIEEGDELFFILGWDNLAELPRWREPTRLISMCRLVAVPRPGGPLPDLNSLEVFIPGLTRNVILLQSPRVDISASEVRRRVAQGLSIRHLVPGPVADYIRDLGLYATIDRVG
- the mazG gene encoding nucleoside triphosphate pyrophosphohydrolase is translated as MSLPQNLDRFETLVSIVARLRAPDGCPWDRKQTHTSLREHLLEESYEVLEALDGGDPEQLCEELGDLLLQIVLHAQISAEAGDFELGDIVRRINAKLIHRHPHVFGSSEAASVDEVLVNWEMLKKMERDSDVSMLDGIPRRMPALSYAQSVQRRVARVGFDWESDDGVIDKLAEEVGEFRQAASQGEKAAEFGDLVFTLANIARRLGIDLESALRETNERFYRRFACMEKLCHQRGLNLIKLSLAEKDALWEEVKKGIAGSGDGRDERT
- the gyrB gene encoding DNA topoisomerase (ATP-hydrolyzing) subunit B — encoded protein: MTEQGLESTEPQRGYTAKDIQVLGGREAVRKRPGMYIGSTDQRGLHHVVYEIVYNSVDEAMSGFCSRIVVTLERDKSVKVEDNGRGIPVDIHPTTNISALQTVMTTLHAGAKFGGKIYQVSGGLHGVGASVVNALSAWLTVNVRRDGRLYEQRYCQGIPQGEVSVVGEADDTGTTTTFLADEEIFGPIDYDFDTLCERLREVAYLNKELELCLYDKEKDREKTFYFEGGINSLVRHLNRNREVRHRSPIYISKTIDSTMVEAALQYNDGFSEAIFSFANCVNTADGGTHLTGFRSALTRVLNDYARKNKMIKEDDPNLTGEDVREGLTAVISVKLSEPQFEGQTKGKLGNAEIKSIVESAVSEGLSLHLEEHPQDAQQIIDKCLTAARAREAARKARDLIIRKSSLDTGILPGKLADCSEKDPSLCELYLVEGDSAGGSAKQGRNRRFQAILPLRGKIINVEKAPPDKMLAHAEIRAIITALGAGLDEDFDPVKLRYHRIILMTDADVDGSHIRTLLLTFFFRHMVDLINHEHLFIAQPPLYRIKNGKQEQWVYSEAEKEESMNQLKGARKVEVQRYKGLGEMSAEQLWETTMNPTSRTLLSVNLEDAARADHIFHVLMGEEVPPRKAFIQAHAKSVKNLDI
- the pyrE gene encoding orotate phosphoribosyltransferase, producing MGVYPNLELGLDTEGARRLRDIAGEVGAFLKGEFILTSGKKSSYYFDGKKLTLSPEGAYRVGRVIYDMLSGTGIDAIGGVATGAYSMVTAAAVISYLEGKPIPIFVVREVAKEHGTMRKVEGHLEEGSRVAIVEDVLTTAGSVCKAIETVEEAGCRVVKVVALVDRQEGGSARLREAGYDFAAILKIVH
- the dnaA gene encoding chromosomal replication initiator protein DnaA encodes the protein METDSAQRTWEAALGELQLQVSKHNFQTWFGKTSGLSCEGNQFTIGVPNTFVTEYLVRNQRSLIEKTLIGITRRNITVIFKIISPDQNTDPTGDDTKEPPPTANPVSTMFNPKYTLDSFVVGGSNRLAYAAALGVADNPGHSYNPLFVCGGVGLGKTHLLHGIGHLVLAKNLRVHYASCEQFTNEFISAIQERQTKEFRNKYRNADVLMIDDIQFISGKEQTEECFFHTFNELHNANRQIIVTSDRPPKSLPRLADRLRSRFEWGLIVDIQPPDFETRLAILQAKAKQRGESIAPDTLELIARKIQQNIRELEGNLNRVIAYAQLLKTKATPDLAAKALENIADKALSSATITPALLVEAVASSFQLSLSDLKGSKRDKETSLARQIAMYLIRNETNCPLAQIGKELGDRNPSTVSHSCEKIAAEISLSPYLKRKVAAIRDQIFSG